CCCGAAGGAGCGGATTTACAGTCCGCCGCGTTTAGCCTCTTCGCTATCTCTCCTACAATCAACATGGACTATTATATCATGAAAATTTCAAAAAAACAAGACTTATTTTGCTAAATTATAATTTTCAATCAAAATTTCCACAGCTTTTTCCAATTTTTTATAAAAACTATCGACATTCCCATTCTTTATGATGGCAAATTGTCCATCTAATTCGGCAATTTCTCCGATAACTTTTTTACCAATGGTCAAGGTATAACCTTCAAAACTGTCTTTTCCCACATTAACTTTAGCATCTGCTACTTGAATTTCGATTTTTTTATCTTTCTTACTCATTTCATACCTCTCTTCACTTTTTCTATTTTACAAGAAAATCCTAAAACTAGCAAGAAAAAACTCTATATCAGGCTTGTCTGATATAGAGTTTTATGCTTTATTTAATGTGTTTTTCTAGTTCTTTTTGGTACTTACCATTTGATTCCAATTTTTCTTTTTGCCATTTTTTCAGTGCTTCTTCATATTCTTTTGTCGTAACGATATCTTTTTGCAATTTCATTCCTTTAAAGATATATGGGTCACCTTTAATACCAACTTGTGAGTACGGTTTTGAGAATGGCACGACATTACTTACAACTGGAGAACCACCAGATGAAGCTGTTGGCATCAATAATGAACTATCTGTCAACCAAGCTTGAGCCTTGGCATATTTTTCATAGCGCTCTTCAAGATTTGTAGTTTCTGAATCGGCATCATCCAATAATTTCTTATACTGGTCCAAACCAAGTTTCGCTACGACATCCTTATCTTTCCCTTTAGTGATACCGAGGTGCTTCATGGCAGAACCTGATTTAGGATCCATGATATTCAAGTAAGATGCTGGGTCTTGATAACTTGGAGCCCATCCTGTACTGTTCAAATCATAATCTTTTTGAGAAGGAACACGCGCTTGAGAAGTGATTGTTTCCTTTTCATTATCTGTCATTTGAAGAACATCAATGACAACATTTTCAGCACCAAGAGTTGATTCGATAGACTGTTTGAAAGAGTTGCTTTGTTGAACGGCGATGGTATCTGTTTGTTCAACTGGGACATCCAAGTGAATTGGGAAGCTTACCCCTTTAGATTCCAAGTCTTTCTTAGCTTTTTC
Above is a genomic segment from Streptococcus sp. SN-1 containing:
- a CDS encoding DUF2969 domain-containing protein gives rise to the protein MSKKDKKIEIQVADAKVNVGKDSFEGYTLTIGKKVIGEIAELDGQFAIIKNGNVDSFYKKLEKAVEILIENYNLAK